The stretch of DNA ACTTACCAGCGTGATATTATTTAGGTTAACTCCTGTCTCCTTCATGGCATTGAACAAAGAGATTGTTTCATCGGACAACCCATTTTGTGCATACCtataatatatattattaatTAGATCCATGGAAGAGTAGTAACAAAGGAGAATAATAAAATAGTTGTACTAGTAAAACAGAAAATCAAAAAACTCAACAAGATAAGACAGAAATCAGAGCAGGCTTCATATTTTATATGCTGGAAAACAAAGTTACCCCTTTGGTTGTCTAAATGCACATCCATTTGCAAAAACTAAAATGACCAACTAATAGAATTAAACTAGCATGGATTTTCACATCGATTTTGTTGAAAGAAATACTGCAAGCCATATTCAAATTTGGTGTACTCGTTgtccaaatagtaaaatgatacaaacAACAACGACAATTGTGCCTCGGTCTCAAGCAAGTTGAGATTTGATATATTAATCCTCATGTTTCTCCATTTAAATTCATCTCAGGCCAACATTagacaaaataaaattttaaaataagtaCTAGAAAGCACCAAGTGTAGCGGCTGCGGGTTTCCctcttaacaaaaaaaaaaaaaaaaaagtactagAAGTTCTCTATATTTTCTACTGGCATAAAAATTTCCGATAGAGCTAAAAACTCCCAGAAATAAGGCCTCAAGTAAATGTACTAACATGACTAAAATCTATTCCGAACTAACTGGTATCacctatttaaattttttttcccACTGGGAACCAAATAGTAAACTGATGATCTCAATAAAACAACACCTGACCTTGCAATGCAAATAGCCAAGGATATAAAAAGGTAAAATAAGTGTTTACCCTGAAATCATCGCATTCCAAGTAAtcacatctttcttcttcatgccATCAAAGATCCTTCTAGCAGAAACCAAATCTCCACACTTCCCATACATGTTAATCAAAGCAGAACCCATAAAAGAATTCAGCTCCATTCTCTTCTCCATAACATACTCCTCTACCCGCTTTCCCAAATTCACATCCCCCAAgtcaccacatgccccaagaacacTCACAAGTGTCCTCTCATCAGGTTCAAACCCCTCATTCCTCATCTCAATAAACAATCCCACTGCCTCTCTCGAGCAACCCGTTTGAGCATACCCTGAAATCATTGAATTCCACGAAACCAAATCTCTTTGCGACATTTCATCAAACATTTTCCTTGCAAAACCCATCTTCCCAATTCTTGAATACATAGTAATCAAGGAGTGACCAACGTGAAAATCCACAAACAACCCATTTTTCACCACCTCACAATGAGCTAATTTACCAAGTTCCACTGCTAAAAGATTCCCACAACACATAAACACAAAAGGATAAGTGAAATTATCCGTTTTCAAGCCTAAAGACTTCATTTTGTAGTAAAGTTCCAAAGAAAGATCAAATTTTTGCCATGTTGTAGTTAGTCCTCTTATCAATATATTAAATGCATACTCATTGGGGCTATGAATATGTGAAAATAGAAGAGTGGCATAGTTGAAATGTTTTAGGTCTATAATTTTTGAGAGCAAATAGTTGGCTTTGTCTATAGAGTAAATTAACATTTGGGTATGAATTTGTTGGACTTGTTTGATTGTTATGCATTTATTTAAGAGGCGTAAGAGTTGTTGAGTAATGGGAGAATATCCTTGTTGATTATTGAAAGCCTGTTTTGTTGCTTCAATTGAGAAAAAGCGGGAGATTTTACATGGTTGGAGTTCAGCTCTAAGAAACATTGTTTGTTGAGGGGGACTCTGTGAGAAGCAGATCAAAAGATTTACATTAATTTGGATCCATATTTGGGCTTTCGAATTTACTGTCGCAATTGGGTTACTTTGCTGAGATTTGGCGAACGGCGCATTTTCATATAGGTTCATATATACACACTTTTGGGACCATTATTGAAATTATACTTGCATTGTACAAAAATTTAGATACTATTTTCGCTTCAATCTATTCGATGCAACTTCAAAAATTAAATCTGAAGTTATTATGTCTTTCAAATACAActtaaaaattcaaatctgagttGTTCAATCTCTTCAATACAATTTTAGAAATCAAATTTGAAATTCTTCCATCTCTTTAATTCAACTTCAGAAATTCAAATATTAAGCATTTCAATCTATTGAATACAACTTAAGATTTTGAATCTTAAATTCTGAAATATAAATTTGTCCTTTGAATCTCAATAATCTAATACACGATTCAATGtccaaatctactccaaatgagctcaaatttgaaacataactttcaaatatcGTAAAGAACAAATCTCAATCATCAAAttgtcaaaacaacaacaaatttaacaaactcattttgcaaccaagaagaacaagaagaagaagaaattataagcacaaagaagaagaaaatagcagtaaagaagaagagaaaattgtATTATCTGAAATTATCCAAAGTAGGTatcatttaaaaaaaatttaaaaaataggtACAAATTCAATGGGTGGCGCATGACTGTGCGCCAcataaaaattttaatatttcAAGACGCCATTTAAGTCATAGTTGAAGTTCCTAAGAACCTGTTTGATCATAGATTTTGctaaaataaatttgggttttatttggaAAACACATGTTTGTCCATAGATTTTGcttatattttggcaaaatcccaaagcccaaaaccagctcaatagctggttttgggccaaaatatcactattgcATTTCTAAAAAATTGCcttaaacttttatattttataaaagagcccactatttattattttataataatgtTGTTTCATCTTCTCGGTCACctaatagtgtatcatgtagttcattataaaaataataattttgtatcaaatttatttatgttcaggattatggtttgcgataatataatgaatgttattgataatggtaccgttgggtatttgtgatagtttttagaacttgtggttATAAATtatgtttcatatttttttcaaaataaatttggaaaatatgttttgaaaactgatgtccaaacacattttaatcttcaaaccaaacttcacccaaatcagatttttcagaataaatttgagaatttatgACCAAACGCTAGCTAAATTTTGCAAGTTTAGTCTCTTCAAATGAACTTCTGACGAGCAAGTCTGAAGTTCAGACACGCATATgaaatttggcttattatagtttAGCTTTAGACAATTTGGAAGTCGTCAAACcccaaatatttttgaagttcagGCATATATGACTTAACTTCAAGAATTTGTACATA from Nicotiana tomentosiformis chromosome 11, ASM39032v3, whole genome shotgun sequence encodes:
- the LOC117272955 gene encoding pentatricopeptide repeat-containing protein At2g34400, which codes for MNLYENAPFAKSQQSNPIATVNSKAQIWIQINVNLLICFSQSPPQQTMFLRAELQPCKISRFFSIEATKQAFNNQQGYSPITQQLLRLLNKCITIKQVQQIHTQMLIYSIDKANYLLSKIIDLKHFNYATLLFSHIHSPNEYAFNILIRGLTTTWQKFDLSLELYYKMKSLGLKTDNFTYPFVFMCCGNLLAVELGKLAHCEVVKNGLFVDFHVGHSLITMYSRIGKMGFARKMFDEMSQRDLVSWNSMISGYAQTGCSREAVGLFIEMRNEGFEPDERTLVSVLGACGDLGDVNLGKRVEEYVMEKRMELNSFMGSALINMYGKCGDLVSARRIFDGMKKKDVITWNAMISGYAQNGLSDETISLFNAMKETGVNLNNITLVSVLSACASIGALDVGKCIDDYASRRGIKHDIYVATALIDMYAKCGNLDDAYQIFESMPRKNEVSWNAMISALAFHGRAQEALSLFERMSLESSDSRPDDVTFVGVLSACVHAGLVDEGRRLFDLMSSSFGLVPKVEHYSCMVDLLSRAGRVYEAWEFIEKMPQKPDEILLGALLGACQKLKNIDVGERVMQLLLEMEPSNSGNYIISSKIYANLRRWDDSARMRQLMRQKGVTKIPGCSWIEMDSQLVEFRAGSSSHPIADEIHQALDLLYEEMAIEGYVPNVNLV